The Corynebacterium halotolerans YIM 70093 = DSM 44683 region TCGCCACTGATCTCGGAGTCGACCACGAAGACCTTGACTGGAACGACCACGTGACGACCCTCGCCGACGACCACCGCATGGTGATGGGGTACGAAGCCGCACAGACGATGGCAGCTGTCATGACCGAGCACGAGACAGAGCTCAGCCCCCAGCTACAGGAACTGTTGCGCGGCGGTGCCGGGATCAAGGAGCAGGATTACCGGGAGGCGCTGACCCGTCGAGACATCTCCCGGCGCGCCCTTGAACGGCTGCTCGGCCCCGGCGGAGTGATCATCGGCCCCGCCGCCCAAGGTCCGGCCCTCAACCGAGACAAAGGTACCGGGTCGCCGGATCTCAGCCGCGCCTGGCAACTGCTCGGTCTGCCCGTGGTTGTTGTCCCTGGTGCCCGGTCCACCACCGGAATGCCGCTGGGGTTGCAGCTGATCGGGCTGCCCGGCTCGGAGCAACGCCTGCTCGCGCTCGGGCAAGACCTCGAGAAGCAACTGCGGCGTCTGCCCTCGTTCTCTGAACACACCTCCCAACCGACGCTGAAGGACCTGACATGGTAATCAAGCCCCGACCGACCAATCACCACCACATGTTCCTCACCTGTTACGAGGACACCTTCAACTATGGCTGGCATCATGTTGACCTGTTCGTGCATGACGAACACGGCCGGGAAGTGAACTGGGTCCACTGGACCGTGGAGGCGGACGGTCCGGAGGCCGCGGACACGTCTGTTCGCCGAGAGGAGCCGGACCTTCGCCGCACCACCGCCTGGAAGCACCAGGTAAGTGCTTTCGGGATGAACTACTGGACCGCTGACGCAGCCTGGGACTGAAACAACCATGACCAGCTCACTCATCTCCTCTGGGCCCAAGAGCAGGAACGCCGTGCCCCAGGACATCGACTCCGTTCCGCCCACCAAGGTCTACGTCATCGACGATGACCCGGAACTCTGCGAATCTGTCGAATGGCTACTCGACAGTGCGGCCATCTCCTGCACCATCTGCAACAGCGCCGATGAGTTCCTCAACCAGTTCGATCCGGGCAGTCCGGCTTGTCTGGTCCTCGATGTGCGCATGCCGCGAATGAGCGGTACACGTCTTCAGGAACGTCTCAACGAGATTGCCCCGCACGTGGCCATCATCTTCGTCTCCGCGCACGGTGACATCAATATGTCTGTGTCCACGATGAAGGCCGGCGCGCAGGATTTCCTGGAAAAGCCTTACGAGCCCCAGCGGCTGATCGACGCCGTGCAGCTTGGGGTGGACAACGCGGCGCAGCGCTTCCTGACCTATTCTCAGGCTCGCGAGCTGTCCGAGAAGATCGCCCTGCTGACTCCCCGGGAACGGGAGGTGCTGGTCCTAGTCATCGAGGGGCTACCCAGTCAGACCATCGCCCGCCAGCTGGGGATGAGTGTCAAGACCGTAGACGTGCATCGCACCCGCATCAAGATGAAGACAGGCGCGGACAGTATCGGCACGTTGGTACGCGATATTCTGCGGTACAACGTCAGCGTGTCCTGATCCAGGGGGAAGCATCGGGGCCGCACGGGCTTGTGTGGAGTGATTAGCGCGTATTCCCAGGAAGCCCAATGGAGGCTGTAAACGTCGGCCGGCGATCAGCGAGACCTGGATCCACCGCTTACCCGCGTCGAAAAACGCAGAGAAGGCCAGGGACACTGCCCCCGCTGAAGACCCCGCCCATCATGAGCATCGAGAGGATGACGGACGCCCAGGTATGCAGACTCTCCTTTATAACTGGGAAGAGATCCTGCGGCGCGAGGAAGAAGAGGAGCCCATCCATCCGCCCAGATCAACAGGAGGTCCGGGATGAGGTGGAGGCGGTCGGGGGTCCTAGATTGAGGGGAGTACAATATCCACCTCAATCTGTACCGCAAGGAAAGCCCCTTCTTCGCTTGAGTGACAGGGATGGTTATTTTCCTCTGCGCAGCAACGGGACTAGGTGGAAAACAACAGCTCCACCCCTCCGCTTTTCGCAGACCTGGTGGAAACCCGTGCAGGATGCAGGGCCTCAGCGACATCAGATTGCTCGAAGAGGGTGGGCGTCCAATTTTCCGACCATCCCAGAACGGCCCCGTTCTACACTGGAACGGGACCGGATTCGGTGTCACGTGTCAGAAGTACTCCAGCACCAGTTTCGGATCCTTCGTCCGGGAGACGCACACTGCCATGGTCTCGCCGGCCTCGCGATCCGACTTCGTCAGCACGTTGTCACGGTGCTCCGGAGTACCCTCCAGCACCTCCATGATGCAGGTGCCGCAAATGCCCTCCTCACAGGACGTGTCAATGCCGCAGCCAGCGTCGTTGAGCACCTCGACAATCGAGCGGTCGGCGGGCACGTGGTAGGTCTCCCCGTCGAGCTCGACGTCGAACTCGGTGTTCTCGTAGGCCTCCTCCGGCTCCGTTGGCTTGAAGTTCTCGAAGTGGATGGACTCCTCCGACAGCTTCTTCCCGGCGATGGTCCTCACATTGTCCATGAATCCCTCGGGACCGCAGACGTACAGATGAGTGTTCTCGGGAGTGGCCTCGACGGTCTCCGTCAGCCGCTGCTTCTGCTCTTCGCGGCCGACTCCGAGATGCGCGTGGAGCTTGTCCGGGCACTTCTCGGTGAGGAGCGGCAGGAAGGCGGCCTCCTCCTCGCTGCGGGCGTAGTAGTGCAGTTCGAAGCTGATGTCACGCACATCCATGTACCGGGCGAGGCTGAGCATCGGGGTGATACCGATGCCGCCGGCAACGAGAATATGGTGCTCGGCATCCTCAGCGATCTGCAGCAGGTTACGGGGGGCGGAGACCTGCAGCTGGTCCCCGATTTTCAGCTCGTGCAGTGCCTCCGAGCCACCCCGGCCACCCTCCTCGCGCTTGACCGCGAAAAGATACGCATCCTCACCGTCGGGTCGACCGCACAACGAGTACTGTCTGGTCAGTGAATTAGGACCCACGACGTCGATGTGCGCGCCGGGGGAGTAGTGCCCGACCGGCTTACCGTCGGGCAGCGTCAGATAGAACGACTTGATGGTGGGGGTCTCCTGGACAATGTCCGAAACCACAACGTCGATGAGAGACATCTCTGCACTCCCCTTTCCTTGACTGTTCGGTCAATACCGACCGGTGACCGGCGATGGTGGTTGGATCAGCGGACGTAGAGGCCGCCGTTGATGTCCCAGCAGGCACCTGTGACGAAGGCGGCATCCTCGTCAGCGAGCAGCGACACCGTCTTGGCGATGAAGGCGGGGTCGCCCAGGCGCTGAACCGGGATGCCCTCGATCACCTTGTCGAGTTTGTCGGCGGGGACGGTCTGGTGGACGATCGGCAGATCGTGTGGGCCAGGTGAGATAGCGTTGACTGTCACGCCACGTCCCGCCAGCTCGCGGGCGAAGATCTTGGTGGTGGTCAGGATCGCACCCTTAGAGACCGCGTAGTGACCGCCCGTCGCCGTGCCGCCGTTCTGCCCCGCCAGCGAGGCCATGTTGATGATCCGGCCGTAACCCTGATCGGCCATGGCTGCGCCGAAGACCTGGCACCCGAAGAAGATGCTGTCCACATTGGTGGTGAGCACCTGATTGAAATCCTCCTCCAAGAGGGTCATCAGGTCGGCGGCACGGGTCACTGCGGCGTTGTTGACGAGGATCGTGGGAGTCGCCCATTCTGCGGTGATGTCTTTCAGAGCCCGGACAAAATCCTCCCGCTTCGACACGTCGAGCCGGAGAGCCCGGGCTGTGGAACCGTCGGTGGAGAGCTCCTTGGCCAGCTCCTCCGCCTTATCCACCGCGATGTCGGCGAGGCCGACGCGGTTACCATCGGCGTGCAGCTTACGGACTATTTCCTGTCCCATGCCTCCGGCGGCGCCGGTGACGACCGCGACACCCGGGATATGTGCTGTTTCTGTCATGATGCCTCTCCTAGATGAGGAAGCCGGCGGCACTGACGGCGTCTTCACTGTTGATGAGGCGGGCGACCTTCTGGGCGATGCGGCCACCGTCGTCGGACAATGCGATAGTGTGCGTCAGTTCCGCTCCGAGGGTCTGGTGGCTGTTGCGCTTGAACGCGGTGAGCACCTGCGTGGAACGGATGATCACCTCGTCGTCCGAGACCGACTTGACCACGAATGTGGACACCACCCGCGCGGTTCGGGCTGCAGCGACAGCGGAGGGTGCATAGCCCTGCATCATGCGCTCGACGCGCAGGTGACGCATCCGCTTGTCGTCGTAGATCATGTTCAACGAGGCTGCGAAATCTTCGGTGTCAGGATCGATCGGCACCACGTAGTAGGCCTCGTCCGTGAACAACTCTTCCCAGGCCGGGTAATCCTTGGCATCCAGGATCGCGGCCTCCTTCCAGATCAACTCGATGGCGCAGAGCACCCGCTCATCGGAGAGGCTGGTCGACTGGAGGTTCAGCAGGGAATTAGTCATCGCTCATCATCTTCTTCCACATGTAGTAGGCCTCACGCATGCCGGTCTCGTCGGTGACATGCGAGGTGGGCCAGCCTTCGTCGTTCTTGTATTCGCGGTTCAGACCACGGTTGACCAGAATCGGCATGTTCGGGTTGCCGCCGGCGCCAATCTGCACCCGGTCCCAGCCCTCTGCGTCGTCCGGTGACCCGAAGCCGAAGGGCCCCTGGAAGTGCTCGTGGATGCGCAGCCGCTCACGGTTGACGCTCTCGGGGCCGCCGTCCATGCCAATGGCCATGTGCCAGATCTCTGTCTCATTCACCGAGATCGGGATCAGCACCCGGAAGAAGGCGGAGGACATGCCGATGTTCGGGAACATGTTGAGGTTGAAGCCACACCCATGCATCGAACGCATGTAGCGGCGGATGCGCTCCGGGCTCTCACCCGCCGCCTCCAGCTCATCGACGAGGTGCTGGAACCGCGGCTGGATCTCCTCAGTGCCGTCGTCGATGTCCAGGTCCACGTGAGCCGCCGCCATGATGCCCACGCTGTGGCCATTGCCCAGGGCGTGGGTCTCGGCCGCCGGGTCGTCCATAAACGACATCATGTCGGCGGTCTCCTCGTCCACCGATGCCATCCACGACTTGTGCACCATCGGGAAGTGGTAACCGTCCGTGGTATTCTCCAGCTGGATCTTCCAGTTGCCCTTGAAGCGGAACTTGTGGATGCCGATGACCTTCGTCGGAAAACCGTTGGACTGCTTCAGGAAGCGCTCCATCCAGATCTTCGCGTCACCCAGGTGCTCCTCCAGCGGCGGGGCGTCCTCGTTGAAGGTCGCGAAGATCATGCCCAGGTAGGACTCGGTGCGCAGCTTCTGCAGCGGGAAGTTCTTCTTGTCCACCACACCTTCGTACCCATCGGGGTAGGGGATGCCGCGCAACCGGCCATCCAGGGTGTAGGACCAGTTGTGGTACGGGCAGGTGAAGCCGTTCGCCTTGCCGTTGCGCTGGTCGCAGACCGTGGCGCCCCGGTGGCGACAGCGGTTGAGCAGGGTGTTGAAGTTGCCCTTGCGGTCGCGGTTCACGATCACCGGCTGGTCACCGACATGCGTGGTCTTGAACGAACCGGCCTCGGGGACCTCGCTCTCATGGGCAACCCACACCCAGGTCTTGTAGAAGATCTTCTCCATTTCCTCCTGGAAGATCTCTGGATCGGTGTAGAGCGCGCCGGCGACCCGGTCGCCCTCGACCAGGGTGGCGAATCCGCCCATGGGTTCCTGCGTGGTGGTCATCGTTTTCCTCCAGTTGTTGTGGTGAGTCAAAGTGAGCTGTAGGCCGGATCAGAGTTCGACGTCGTCGCGGATGACCAGCTCCCGGCCCATCCGCGCCTCGATCTTGAAGTACTTCCACAGGGCGAACTCGCCGACCATGATGGTGCGCATCAGGTTGCACGCCTCCTTGACGGTGGCCTGATCCTTCACGTCGGCCAGCACATAGAACGTCCAGGGCCAGCCGTCGGAGGGACCGACCATGTGGGAGTCATCGTCGAAGGTGCCGATGACCTCCACACCGTCCATGTCCCGCAGGCTGGTCAGAAAGGTCTGGGTGGCGACCCATACCGGGCCGATGTCGGCCTTCGGCAGATCGAAGAAGTTCTGGTTGTTGCCGACACAGAACAGGGTGCGCAGTTGGTCTTGCGCCATGGAGTTCTCCTAACGGTTCAAGGATGAAGGTGGCCCGGGATATCAGGGGAAGCTGGGGATACCGGCGTTGAGACCGAGCAGCAATGCACCGGAGGCCTCGAAAGTGTGTTCTTGGAGCATCGCGTGCTGGGCGGGAACCAGACCGTCCTGTAGAAAGCGCTGCATCGGGTGCCGCTCAAAAATGGCACCGGTTCCGGCGAGATTGAACGCCGCAAGCACCACCTCTCGGCCCACGTGAGCAGCCTGGGTCGAGGCCATCCGCAGCAGGGCTTTGTCCCGGTCAGTGATCTCCTCGTCGGCGACCGCCTTGGCCCAGACTTCCTCGGTGGTCTCGTAGAAGAACGCCCGGGCGGAACGCAGATCCGCCTCCGCCTTGGCCAGACCGGACTTGTAGACCGGACGGTTACCTTTGGCCGGGCCGCCTGTGATGGAGGCCTTGGCGGAACCGACCTCGGTGACGTAGTCCAGTGCGCCACGGGCTGCACCCAGGGCCACGACCGCCAGCACCTGTGCCGCGTAGGCGATGACCGGGTACCGGCTGATGGGCTCGTCGATCGTGGGCTCTCCGCCTCGGACGAAGGTCATCTCCTCGGGGATGAATACCCGGTCGGCACGGACGTTATGGGATCCCGTGGCTTTCATGCCAGCGACGGACCAGTTGTCGACGATCTCGACCTTCGCCGGATCCACCAGCGCCGTCAGCGGCTTACCGTTGGTGCCCTCTCCGCCGCGGAGCCCCATGCCGAGCAGATCCGCCCCCTTGCAACCGCTGGCGAACTGCCACTCGCCGGAGCAGATGTACCCACCCTCGACCCGCTCGGCCTCGAACATCGGGAACATACCGGCGGCAAAGACGATGTCCGTGCTTTCCGCGTAGATCTTGCGCTGGGTCTCCACTGGAAGGGAGGCAAAGTACACCGGAGCAGAGCCGAAACTCGCTACCCACCCCGTGGCGGGGTCGACGGCGGAGATCTTCTCGACCTGCTTCATGAACTTCGCCGGAGACTGCGGCTGCCCCCCGAACTGCTCGGGGATGGCCACGCCGAACAGGCCGGCTTTCTTGAGCAGGGCGATGTAGTCGCGAGGGACGTGGCCCTTCTCGTTGAACTCGTCACGACGGTCCCGCAGGACCTCCAGAGCGTGGTCAAATGCGGCCTCACGGGCTGGCCCCGCGGGCTCCGCAGCTACCTCAGCCGCGAGCTTTCCGGCCGCCGTGGCGGCGTCAGCGGTGTCCGCGATGATCGCGGCCGCGCTTTCATCCTTCATTGCTAGTCCCATCGCCTTGCTCCAATTCCTGCGACTTCGATTGCTGTAATGGCGATGCTATGGCGCCCCTCACAGTCGCGGTATTGGAGAAAACCGGCAGGTCACTAAGGAATTCTTTAGCAGAGAGTGAAATTTTCCCGATTCGCCAGCGGAGATGGGGGATCTAGGATCATGAGCATGATTCCCGGCAGTGAGGACCTTCAGGCCATGGCGCAATACTCGCAGAACGCAGTTCTGCTGCATGAGAAGGGTTCTTTGCGCATCCTCTGGGCCAACAACCGGGCCTGCACGCTCTTCCAGTACAGTCTCGCCGAATTGCGCTCCCTCAAAGCGCATCACATGAGTTCGCAGGATGAGCGGTACCGGCGCGAGGACGGTGTAGCCTGGCTCCACTCGGCCGCCCTCTACGGCTCCAGTCGGAGGCAGTGGAAATACCAGGCCGCAGACGGCACTGAATTCCTCACCGACGCCACAGCGACCGTCGTTCCATTCAAACAGGACGAGGTGATCATGGTGGAAATGAGATTGATCGAGGAGAGTGGGCAGGTGCCAGATTCCCCGGAATGGGTCTCGGCCTCACTCGAACGCATCATGTCACACACCGCCTCCGGCGTCCTGGTCCTCGACACCGATAACCAGGTCGAACGAGCCTCCCCCTATGCCGCCGGGCTCTTCGGCTTCACCGCCGCCGGAATCATTGGGCAGGAGCTGGAGTCTCTGGGGTCAACGGACCCCGGGATCAGCGAGGAGCAACTCCGGGAGCCGGCCCAGCAGCCCGAGGGGCGGGTGAACTTTCGCATGAAGGTGAGGGTGGACGACAGCAATATACGCTGGCTGGCCTGCTATCTGGAGAACGTGCGGATCGAAACAACGACTTATCGAGTGCTGACTATGCGCGACATCACGGACCGCGTGGAGGCGGAAAAACGTGAGGAGGCACAACGTACCCAGTTGCAATACCTGAGCCGCTACAACGCGATGGGGGACATGGCGATGGTCCTGGCCCACGATCTCGGCCAGCCGCTCGCCGCATCCCTCAATTTCCTCAGCGGACTCAAGACCCGTCTCAATACGCCCACCCCGAATTTCACCCAGCTGAACTACGGGATCGAGATGGTGGAAAAGCAGCTCAGGCGCGCCTCCGATATCGTCGCCTCCGCCAAACGATATGTTCGGCGCATCGAGAGCACCGCCGCTGAATTCAGCTTCCCGTCCACCATTGAGGAGTCCCTCTACTTCGTTCGTCTCCGCGCCGAAGAGGAGGGGGTGGCGGTTAACACCGACCTAGGAACCGACGAACTGATGATGGAAGGCGAGAGCGTGCTCATCGGCCAGGTGATCATCAACCTGTGCATGAATGCGATCGATGAGATCAAGCGACCGGAGACCAAGGTGAAGGAACTGGACATCAAACTGACCGAATTCGGTGGCCTCGCTTCGCTTTCAATCGCAGATCAGGGACGGGGCATGCGTGCCGTTCCAGACGAGCAACTGGCCGCCGGCGCCTTCAGTTCGAAGAAGGACGGCTCCGGCATCGGCCTGATCATTTCGGAGCACATCGCCCAGCGTCACGGCGGGACGA contains the following coding sequences:
- a CDS encoding aromatic-ring-hydroxylating dioxygenase subunit beta, yielding MTNSLLNLQSTSLSDERVLCAIELIWKEAAILDAKDYPAWEELFTDEAYYVVPIDPDTEDFAASLNMIYDDKRMRHLRVERMMQGYAPSAVAAARTARVVSTFVVKSVSDDEVIIRSTQVLTAFKRNSHQTLGAELTHTIALSDDGGRIAQKVARLINSEDAVSAAGFLI
- a CDS encoding sensor histidine kinase; translated protein: MIPGSEDLQAMAQYSQNAVLLHEKGSLRILWANNRACTLFQYSLAELRSLKAHHMSSQDERYRREDGVAWLHSAALYGSSRRQWKYQAADGTEFLTDATATVVPFKQDEVIMVEMRLIEESGQVPDSPEWVSASLERIMSHTASGVLVLDTDNQVERASPYAAGLFGFTAAGIIGQELESLGSTDPGISEEQLREPAQQPEGRVNFRMKVRVDDSNIRWLACYLENVRIETTTYRVLTMRDITDRVEAEKREEAQRTQLQYLSRYNAMGDMAMVLAHDLGQPLAASLNFLSGLKTRLNTPTPNFTQLNYGIEMVEKQLRRASDIVASAKRYVRRIESTAAEFSFPSTIEESLYFVRLRAEEEGVAVNTDLGTDELMMEGESVLIGQVIINLCMNAIDEIKRPETKVKELDIKLTEFGGLASLSIADQGRGMRAVPDEQLAAGAFSSKKDGSGIGLIISEHIAQRHGGTILFTPNQPQGTIATLSLPLKSKQEPNGAGR
- a CDS encoding aromatic ring-hydroxylating oxygenase subunit alpha, translated to MTTTQEPMGGFATLVEGDRVAGALYTDPEIFQEEMEKIFYKTWVWVAHESEVPEAGSFKTTHVGDQPVIVNRDRKGNFNTLLNRCRHRGATVCDQRNGKANGFTCPYHNWSYTLDGRLRGIPYPDGYEGVVDKKNFPLQKLRTESYLGMIFATFNEDAPPLEEHLGDAKIWMERFLKQSNGFPTKVIGIHKFRFKGNWKIQLENTTDGYHFPMVHKSWMASVDEETADMMSFMDDPAAETHALGNGHSVGIMAAAHVDLDIDDGTEEIQPRFQHLVDELEAAGESPERIRRYMRSMHGCGFNLNMFPNIGMSSAFFRVLIPISVNETEIWHMAIGMDGGPESVNRERLRIHEHFQGPFGFGSPDDAEGWDRVQIGAGGNPNMPILVNRGLNREYKNDEGWPTSHVTDETGMREAYYMWKKMMSDD
- a CDS encoding acyl-CoA dehydrogenase family protein, which encodes MKDESAAAIIADTADAATAAGKLAAEVAAEPAGPAREAAFDHALEVLRDRRDEFNEKGHVPRDYIALLKKAGLFGVAIPEQFGGQPQSPAKFMKQVEKISAVDPATGWVASFGSAPVYFASLPVETQRKIYAESTDIVFAAGMFPMFEAERVEGGYICSGEWQFASGCKGADLLGMGLRGGEGTNGKPLTALVDPAKVEIVDNWSVAGMKATGSHNVRADRVFIPEEMTFVRGGEPTIDEPISRYPVIAYAAQVLAVVALGAARGALDYVTEVGSAKASITGGPAKGNRPVYKSGLAKAEADLRSARAFFYETTEEVWAKAVADEEITDRDKALLRMASTQAAHVGREVVLAAFNLAGTGAIFERHPMQRFLQDGLVPAQHAMLQEHTFEASGALLLGLNAGIPSFP
- a CDS encoding PDR/VanB family oxidoreductase, encoding MSLIDVVVSDIVQETPTIKSFYLTLPDGKPVGHYSPGAHIDVVGPNSLTRQYSLCGRPDGEDAYLFAVKREEGGRGGSEALHELKIGDQLQVSAPRNLLQIAEDAEHHILVAGGIGITPMLSLARYMDVRDISFELHYYARSEEEAAFLPLLTEKCPDKLHAHLGVGREEQKQRLTETVEATPENTHLYVCGPEGFMDNVRTIAGKKLSEESIHFENFKPTEPEEAYENTEFDVELDGETYHVPADRSIVEVLNDAGCGIDTSCEEGICGTCIMEVLEGTPEHRDNVLTKSDREAGETMAVCVSRTKDPKLVLEYF
- a CDS encoding SDR family NAD(P)-dependent oxidoreductase, translated to MTETAHIPGVAVVTGAAGGMGQEIVRKLHADGNRVGLADIAVDKAEELAKELSTDGSTARALRLDVSKREDFVRALKDITAEWATPTILVNNAAVTRAADLMTLLEEDFNQVLTTNVDSIFFGCQVFGAAMADQGYGRIINMASLAGQNGGTATGGHYAVSKGAILTTTKIFARELAGRGVTVNAISPGPHDLPIVHQTVPADKLDKVIEGIPVQRLGDPAFIAKTVSLLADEDAAFVTGACWDINGGLYVR
- a CDS encoding response regulator transcription factor, which translates into the protein MPQDIDSVPPTKVYVIDDDPELCESVEWLLDSAAISCTICNSADEFLNQFDPGSPACLVLDVRMPRMSGTRLQERLNEIAPHVAIIFVSAHGDINMSVSTMKAGAQDFLEKPYEPQRLIDAVQLGVDNAAQRFLTYSQARELSEKIALLTPREREVLVLVIEGLPSQTIARQLGMSVKTVDVHRTRIKMKTGADSIGTLVRDILRYNVSVS